Part of the Nicotiana tabacum cultivar K326 chromosome 20, ASM71507v2, whole genome shotgun sequence genome, CCATACAACCTTTTTGGCTCTATATATACATGTTTCACCACCCTAGCTAGTTGCCATTGTTAAAAGAAGTTAAAGTTATGGCCTTATCCATAGCCACTTTCCTCTTAATCACTCTTCTTTCTACGACATCTTCAGCTTCTGATTCTTGTGCTTCTTCCAAAGGTAATTCAGACCTTTCAATCATTCACATTTATGGGAAATGCTCACCCTTTAACCCACCTAAACCTTCCTCTTCATTTCTCAATACTGTTATCAACATGGCCTCAAAAGACCCACAAAGGCTCTCTTATTTATCCAGCTTAGTAGTATCCAAAAAGCCAACTATTGTGCCCATTGCTCCAGCCCAGAACCTCTTCAATATAGGTAATGATAAATACTGTATACTATACTCAAGGGTAGCTTAGTGATCTTCTCAATTATGTGATGCAGTTACTATTTGGAGAGTCAAATTAAACTAGTGTTTTTTTGTCCGCAATTTTTTCATAAGCCTTttaaatatattgtgaattgttgtaCTTTTTTCTAAATATATGAAGTAACTTTTATTTATAAAAACTTGAAGATTCTATGGGTGTGTTTGGCATAAAaatcaattttttcatgtttgattggcttaaatattttacttatcaattcattttcctctaattggaggaaaatgtttcctccttttcaaccttccccaccccaccccctctccaagatttttttttttttcaaatttcaattttttcgTTACCACCCACCCTATTATCCCTCAACCCCCCACCCccctcaaaaaaaaatattttttaccttaatttctttttttttttttttgcaattccgtggttttgaaagtttagcggttcgaaagtttatgaaatttgtgggtccggaaggttgttggtttgaaagtttatggcttcatgtttattatatctaaattatttatgaatactcttgagaaatcattttccttaatttgcgtaccaaacgccggaaaatgaataagattattacttgttttcggaaaatattttccgttataccaaacacaccctatatATCTGAATTCAAATAGAAAATTAGATAGTTTGAGCTTCGTACTAATTAGAATCATCTCACATGAATGGAATGCGAAGGGAGTATGTATTTATTCAATATAAATACCCCATTGTACATGTAATTCACATTATCATTGCTACACATTGTTACAGGTAACTATGTGGTCAAGGCAAAGATTGGTACTCCAGGCCAGCTTATGTACATGGTCTTGGATACTAGTAACGATAATGCATGGGTACCATGTAGTGGTTGTGTTGGGTGCACATCTAATACTTTGTTTGCCCCAACTACGTCCTCTACTTACGGGTCAGTAGACTGCTCCGTACCCGAATGTACTCAAGTCCGCGGGCTCTCTTGCACGAGTACTGGGTCGGGATCCGGGTCAAGTGCTTGCTTCTTCAACCAATCATATGGCGGAGATTCATCGTTCTATGCCACGCTGTCACGTGACTCACTTGGACTAGCCAATGATGTTGTTCCAAATTATGCTTTCGGGTGCATTAGTGCTGTATCTGGAAACGCAATACCGCCCCAAGGGTTGTTGGGTTTGGGTAGGGGCTCCATGTCGTTAATGTCACAGTCCGGATCACTTTATTCGGGCGTATTCTCATATTGTTTACCAAGTTTTAAATCGTATTATTTCTCCGGATCACTCAAACTTGGACCCCTGGGTCAACCCAAGAATATCAAAACTACCCCATTACTCAAGAACCCGCGCCGACCATCATTGTACTACGTGAACTTGACAAGTGTAAGTGTGGGACGAGTCCAGGTTCCCATTGCCCCCGAGCAACTTGGTTTTGACTCGAACACCGGTGCAGGAACCATAATCGACTCGGGGACGGTCATAACCCGATTCGTCCCACCGGCTTACAATGCAATCCGGGATGAATTTAGGAAACAAGTGAAAGGGCCCTTTAGCTCGTTGGGTGCATTTGACACATGTTTTGCATCACCAAATGAAGCAGGGGCACCAGCCATCACATTGCACTTTGAGGGAATGGATTTAAAGCTGCCAATGGAGAACACTTTGATACACAGCAGTGCTACCCCCTTGGCATGTTTGGCAATGGCAGCAGCCCCAAACAATGTGAACTCAGTGTTGAATGTGATAGCCAATTTGCAGCAGCAGAACCTCAGGATTTTGTTTGACACTGCAAATTCTCGCGTGGGAATTGCTCGTGAAGTTTGTAACTAGATTACAAAGAAACATGTTGTTATCATGTCTGCTTTAATTTAATGTGTTGTTTAATTTGGAAGAGAAAATACACTCTTCAATTTAATTATCTGAAAGTTCAATAAAATGTAACTCCCCTTGGCGAAAAAGTTCATCAAGTGTAATTTCTTTGTCTGACTATTTGCAATGGTTGTTACATTACGCAATATAATGAAATGATTTGGAGTATAATTTATGTTTAATTTTTTagagtaaaaaagaaaaatagcggTACATTTAGAATTTCTACTTAATATATAGTAATACTCGATATCAAATTTATGTGGAATTCCCTTTTTCCTGATCGACTTATTGGACTTAGTTGTTTAATTGGTTTAGTTTTTGGGACATCTGCATCTATACCCATTTTTTGTGCCGCATTTTAAtctgtgcccgctttgcaaaaaaaattgcatgcgtacccgctttttcgcataacttcagcatacgggactgaagtagcaaaggcaatcacacaaaatttcagcattctagtagtcaggcctgaagttcagctctagagctgaagtttttgtgttgtaaatgggaaacttcagctctagagctgaagtttttttaccacctattaatattacatattagagctgaagtttttgtgttgtaaatgagaattttttttaccacctattaatATTACATACTACAGCTAAAGTTTCCAGCCTAgaactgaagtttttgtgttgtaaatgggaaacttcagctctagagctgaagttttttaccacctattaatattcagctctagagctgaagtttccggttacaacacaaaaacttcagctatagagctgaagtttttgtgttgtaaataGGAAGCTTCATCAGTTATTCGAGGTGCTAGGATCGTCAAATATCATGCTTCAGAGAATCATATGGACATCATTTAAGCAACATGTATTACATACAGTAAATTCTTGGATATTAGCTACCTTTAAGATCGAGGATTTAAGAACTACAAAAACAGACTAAAAGATGACAGTTAGTTGGCATGACATTAACAGAGGGTTGGGAACACATAATCATAAAAGATGACTGTTGCAAATGAGGAGTGCCTGCAAATCTCTTCTAGAATAGATTAGAGTTTTCTTGTGGCTTTATAATTCCATCCATGCTACTGAGTAGCTATGGCCTATGGGCCAGTGAAAATTTTGTACCCTTTACGTTCATTATATTgaggggtgaggttgtgatggtgatggagaaggaggaggagaaagggagctgaagttatttaagaagtgggtataaattaaaagttttaaaaaaaaataggtataggttaaatggaggcgaccaaataggacgccccgtgcaatttCTACTTAGGTTTTTCATGGGTTGTGTGCCTTTTCATATTCCTAATAGAAAATTACAAAGGAATTTATCTCATGAAAGGAGGATTATATGGTccattaattatttaattaggaAGACAAGCAAAGTTTAATTCGTCTTTAAATTGTCTAAACACCGACAAGAATTATTTAGCATCAACGTGTCAATTTCCAATTATTAGACAAAACAATGACAATTCTTATTGAATACTAGTATTATTACCCGCGTGATGCGCGGATAATTAAAAAGAACGATCTACACCATAAAGTTTAATATGTTAGTGTTAATACCATCTTTACAACCAAACATTAAAAACATATTAAGACTCCGGTAAAACTTTCATTTCATCTCCTAATAAATGTTCCATAAGAAATAATGATATTATACAATTTGCTTGATATGAATGTTCCACGAAAAATAATAATGCTATACAATTTGTTTGATATGAAGCATGTGCCTAAGGGAATATTATTGTAGCAAATGCTCATGGACATAATTTTCCAGAAGTTGTCCTCTGTATTGAGGTTTATCACTGCAAAAAGGCATGGGtaaaaaatcaagaatttttgGTCCTTGGGCGATAATTTTTTACGGAAATGAGAGACAACATAGGACCAAAAAATGAtatctagcacggcctcggcctctgcccctggTGGGAggtgctgctgggggctcgggctgctgagtgGTAGATGAGGAAgtgcatgttctcgccatctgcgaaagaatagagtagaaattcaattaacatTTGAGGAAccaatccgcacgacaagaaagaacaaatgtgaaattctcctaactttgtagcctctgggagataaatacagacgtctctgtaccgatccctcagactctactaagcttgtccgtgagttgtgagacctatgtaacctagagctctgataccaacttgtcacgacccggattttacACCCTCGGAAATCGTtatggcacctactaatgtgagctaggcaagccaattcttaactgctacttcattaacaaattacttcttttgaaaattatcagtaatatcatgaaaacaacggaattaaataaatatgcggaagacgtaaattaaagaaactgaacaataatgcggaaatcaacatataccactacccaagaactggtgtcacattactcacgaacttctaagagtactaaatacaactgtttgaaagaaGAATATAAACTGATGTCTCGGAAACATGGAAtaacaaactaaaataaaagatagaggagacgccgggcctgcggacgcctgcaaggctacctcggtgtcttactggactgaaggctggctcccgcgctactgctgctatccaagacctggatctgtgcaaaagagcacagagtgtagtatcagcacaaccgaccccatgtgctggtaagtgtccagcctaacctcgacgaagtagtgataaGGCTAGAACCAGACAACCAAGTAAACCTGTGCagttcgaatatatatatatatatatacaacggaaaagaaatacaggaaGTAACCAATTAATAAAGGAAGAGGAACATGATGTGGGGAGATAACAGTTTCAAATGAGTAATCTCAGATAAAGAAAGAAGCAACAAGGCCAGAATATCAATAAGAATCAGAAATCACAAacttgcacggcatcacccttcgtgctttactctcgtcctcaccaaattaATCATATCAATAATCATGtacacgacattacccttcgtgcttttactctttttCCTTATAGTATAATCAATGAAAATcagtacggaatggtacatcgtacggcacggcatcacccttcgtgctttacactctttcctcacaatatcaagcagggcacgacatcacccttcgagctttacactctttcctcacaatatcaaacaatgcacggcatcacccttcgtgctttatcactcttccttacccaaacaacaatcacaaataagggGCAAGGAAGTAAacaaataatgatagaaatcccggcaagggaatgcaattaaacagttaaatcccagcaagggaacaatatcaatgaGTTTCCATATCCCGCCAAGGAAGAAAATCAACAAAACAACGAAACGttccggcaagggaataaaccaataactctttctctttctttcactttcatcTCATAGTTCACATTatcacttgagccaatgctccaaagatTTAATTATCTCATATACATTCACAATTTGTATTTCAACTCGAGCCAACGCTCCAcgaagttcaaagatcacaatttcCTTTCACATACTCTTTAccacatatagaaatcatcaatTAAGTATGGAAGTCATAACAAAACTAGGATATTTGCAATATaaggactcacggtcatgctagacaccaatgtatagatactcgtcaccatgcctatacatcgtactcgacaattagcaagtagcaaataagactcaactcctattccctcaagctaaggtcagaccaaacacttacctcaacttccacggcCAAATCAATCCACAACAACCGCTTTCcctctcgaattcggctccaactcaatcaaatctatacaataatgacttcataatatcaatatatgctaaacaAAACAAACCTAATGCCTAATTATAGATTTCCAAGCTTTCttcccaaaatctcaaaaatcgaccccgggcccgcttggtcaaaacacgaggttcggaccaaattcatatccctca contains:
- the LOC107801990 gene encoding aspartyl protease AED3, with amino-acid sequence MALSIATFLLITLLSTTSSASDSCASSKGNSDLSIIHIYGKCSPFNPPKPSSSFLNTVINMASKDPQRLSYLSSLVVSKKPTIVPIAPAQNLFNIGNYVVKAKIGTPGQLMYMVLDTSNDNAWVPCSGCVGCTSNTLFAPTTSSTYGSVDCSVPECTQVRGLSCTSTGSGSGSSACFFNQSYGGDSSFYATLSRDSLGLANDVVPNYAFGCISAVSGNAIPPQGLLGLGRGSMSLMSQSGSLYSGVFSYCLPSFKSYYFSGSLKLGPLGQPKNIKTTPLLKNPRRPSLYYVNLTSVSVGRVQVPIAPEQLGFDSNTGAGTIIDSGTVITRFVPPAYNAIRDEFRKQVKGPFSSLGAFDTCFASPNEAGAPAITLHFEGMDLKLPMENTLIHSSATPLACLAMAAAPNNVNSVLNVIANLQQQNLRILFDTANSRVGIAREVCN